Proteins from a single region of Butyrivibrio fibrisolvens:
- the gnpA gene encoding 1,3-beta-galactosyl-N-acetylhexosamine phosphorylase, with protein MTDKMKGSFTLPGESGYEDLTLKMAKKWGADVIRDSDGTQLSPEILEAGYDIYSTVCIIRGHNDWIKKHPSNMQQSFLQSMPKIAEGDFLTIHLLDGYFAEQFDVNQSKESVERWQVFDRTTNTEVPKRLWNYEKELDHVVIKTTEPFHEYTVNFLAYRKWEEINMYNHVTNNWTSEHLIPVDPRSKEAQDYLYQWMDKWCKDHPLTNVVRFTSMFYNFVWIWGADKKNRNLYTDWASYDFTVSPLALDEFKKQYGYELTSEDFINKGSNHPTHMPPTRKLLDYMDFTNQFVVSYGKKLVELVHSYGKKAYVFYDDSWVGIEPYGKRFEEFGFDGLIKCVFSGYEARLCAGAKADTHELRLHPYLFPTGLGGAPTFSEGGNPAFDAAVYWNRVRRALLREPVDRIGLGGYLHLVENEPEFNDYIEKVADEFRLIKSFHEEGKPYTLGYKVAVLHSWGHLRSWTLSGHFHETYMHDLIHINEALSGLPVDVKFIDFQDVIDGALDDVDILINAGRAGDAWSGGDNWADDRVISLIFRWAGEGGIFIGVNEPAALYGYKNFLRLAPVLGIDIDKGAKACHGRWQFDVENIDGLIPEGAGVRGKKFVFITDGKCKVLAKDGDLPTITIHDFGKGKGIYLSSFQVSNENTRLLLNLMLYAKGDLGKALYLTDTADTECAYYPNAKRLVVMNETDRDAETSIKTSDGDIHVTLKPFETQIQELS; from the coding sequence ATGACAGATAAAATGAAGGGGAGTTTTACACTTCCGGGGGAATCCGGATACGAAGATCTGACTCTTAAGATGGCCAAAAAGTGGGGAGCGGATGTTATAAGGGATAGCGATGGAACACAGCTTTCACCTGAAATACTGGAAGCCGGTTATGATATCTATTCAACAGTATGTATCATAAGAGGCCATAACGACTGGATAAAGAAACACCCTTCCAACATGCAGCAGTCTTTCTTACAGAGTATGCCAAAGATCGCAGAGGGAGATTTTCTGACTATACATCTTCTTGATGGCTATTTTGCAGAGCAGTTTGATGTCAATCAGAGCAAAGAATCTGTTGAGCGCTGGCAGGTGTTCGACAGAACAACTAATACAGAAGTTCCAAAAAGACTTTGGAATTATGAAAAAGAGCTTGATCACGTAGTTATAAAGACAACAGAGCCTTTTCATGAATATACAGTTAACTTCCTTGCATATCGTAAGTGGGAAGAGATCAACATGTATAACCACGTGACCAATAACTGGACATCAGAGCACCTTATACCGGTAGATCCAAGGTCTAAAGAAGCACAGGATTACCTCTACCAGTGGATGGATAAGTGGTGCAAGGATCATCCTCTTACCAATGTTGTTCGCTTTACTTCCATGTTCTATAACTTTGTATGGATATGGGGGGCTGATAAGAAAAACAGAAATCTTTATACAGACTGGGCCAGCTATGACTTTACAGTAAGTCCTCTTGCTCTTGATGAGTTCAAAAAGCAGTACGGCTATGAGCTTACATCAGAAGATTTCATTAATAAAGGAAGCAATCATCCAACTCACATGCCTCCTACAAGAAAGCTTCTTGACTACATGGACTTCACCAATCAGTTCGTGGTTTCTTATGGTAAGAAGCTCGTGGAGCTAGTTCATTCCTATGGCAAAAAAGCTTATGTATTCTATGATGACAGCTGGGTAGGCATTGAGCCTTATGGTAAAAGATTTGAAGAGTTTGGATTTGACGGACTTATAAAGTGTGTATTTAGCGGATACGAAGCAAGACTTTGTGCGGGTGCAAAGGCTGATACTCACGAGCTTCGTCTTCATCCATATCTTTTCCCGACAGGTCTTGGCGGAGCACCTACCTTCTCAGAAGGCGGTAATCCTGCATTTGATGCGGCAGTTTATTGGAACAGGGTTAGGCGTGCGCTTCTAAGAGAACCTGTAGACAGAATAGGACTTGGCGGGTATCTTCATCTTGTCGAGAATGAGCCGGAATTTAATGATTATATCGAGAAGGTTGCAGATGAATTCAGGCTTATAAAGTCTTTCCATGAGGAGGGAAAGCCCTATACTCTGGGGTATAAAGTAGCTGTACTTCACAGCTGGGGGCATCTGCGAAGCTGGACCTTATCAGGACACTTCCATGAGACATACATGCATGATCTTATTCATATCAACGAGGCTCTGTCAGGACTTCCTGTTGATGTGAAGTTTATAGATTTCCAGGATGTGATAGACGGCGCACTTGATGATGTAGATATTCTTATTAACGCAGGCCGTGCGGGAGATGCCTGGAGCGGTGGAGATAACTGGGCAGATGACAGGGTTATATCACTTATCTTCAGATGGGCAGGAGAAGGTGGAATATTTATAGGTGTTAATGAACCTGCTGCACTTTACGGATATAAGAATTTCCTGAGACTTGCACCGGTACTTGGAATTGATATAGACAAGGGAGCTAAGGCCTGCCATGGAAGATGGCAGTTTGATGTAGAAAATATTGACGGCCTTATTCCTGAAGGAGCCGGAGTCAGGGGCAAGAAATTTGTTTTCATAACAGATGGAAAGTGCAAAGTTCTGGCCAAGGACGGTGACCTTCCGACTATAACTATACACGATTTTGGAAAAGGAAAAGGAATATACCTTTCAAGCTTCCAGGTCTCTAATGAAAATACAAGGCTTCTTCTTAACCTTATGCTTTATGCCAAGGGAGATCTTGGAAAAGCTCTGTATCTTACAGATACTGCAGATACAGAATGCGCATACTATCCAAATGCTAAGAGACTTGTAGTAATGAATGAGACTGACAGGGATGCCGAAACCAGTATTAAGACAAGTGATGGCGATATCCATGTGACTTTAAAGCCTTTTGAAACACAGATACAAGAACTTTCCTGA